The following DNA comes from Microbacterium terregens.
GCGGATGCCTCCGCAATCGGCTTCGCCGCCCCGTCCTTGCCCTGCGCGACCCGGCCTTTCACGTCGGCCGCGATCGCGTCCGACTTGCCCGACTTGCCGAACTCGTCGGCGTCCTCCAGCGTCTTGGGCGATTGGCGGTCGATCGCTGCTTTCACGGCGGCGACGAACCCGGCCTTGTCGAATGCGCCCGGCGGCGTGGCTCCCATGGCCGCCGCCTTGGCCTCTTTGGCCTGCGCGTCACGGTCTCCGGCCGGCGGGGCCGCGGCCTTGGCCGCCTCCGCGGCTTTCGCAGCGGGCGGCGGATGCTTCGCCATCGCGTGCGTCGCCGATCGGAGTGACCCTTTGGCGGCGCGAAGTCCCGGGTGCGCCGCGGGGTTCGGCGGCCGAGGTGGAACCGGCGGCGGCGGGATGACGCCGCGCTTCAGGCGCTGCACGCGCGGAGCGGTCTCGGCGGACGAGATCAGCGTCGCAACGGCCGCGTTCCCGGCGGTCGCCTGCAGGTGGAGCACCATTCGGGCGGCCGGGTTCCGGGCGGCGTCTGCTGCCACGCGCTCTGGCGTGATCGCCGCTCGCGCGCCGCGATGACTCAGCTCGGCGTGCCGCAGTGCCACGATCGGTCGCGGCTCAGCCGGCCGCCTCCTCCTCTTCCTCTTCGCCCTGGCGCTGCACGAACATGCCCTGGACGGGTTCCTCTTCCTCCGGCTCGTCCTGCCGCTGCACCGGGGCCGGGTCGCTCATGACCCGGGCCGCATTGTCGGTCGCGGCGCGTTCGAACCTGTCGCCGGGGTCGCTCACGCTTATGCCGCCACCCGACGGCGTGCCGTCGACCGGACCGGAGCGCTGCTGCACGACGTGGGTCAGCTCGTGCGCGAGCGTCGTGCGTCCGGCCTGCGACGACGGGTCGTACGCCTCGCGCTGGAAGACCACGTTGCTGCCGACGGTATAGGCGTGCGCGCCGACCGACTTCGCGGAGTCGTGCGCCGCGGCATCCGTGTGCACCTTCACATCCCCGAAGTCGTGGCCGAGCCGCGATTCCATGTCTGTCCGCACTCCCGGTTCCAGCGGCGACCCGCCTGACGAGATGACGTCGTGCACCGGCGAACGCTGCTCCTCGACGAGGTCGCTCACCGCACCGTTGCCGGCCTCACGCTGCAGGCGCAGCATCGCGGCGCTGCCGAGGACGTCGGGTCTTCGCTCGGCGAGCCCGGGCACCGCGACGGCCTGCTCGCGGGCATTGTCGGCGCTGCGGCGGCCGCTCTCGACGTCGGCGCCGTCCCACTCATGTGCGTGCATGGCGCACCTCCATGATCGACCTCCTCCATTGCACCGCGGGCCGGTGGGGCGCGGCGGCGATCTGCCCGTTCGGGCAGTGACTCCTGCGCGAGCGGGCACCCCGAGTCATTCGCACGACACCGCGGGTCATCCGCCCACCACCTCGGGCCAGAAGGCACCGAACTCACTCTCGACGACGAGCCGGCCGAGCTTGCGGTACTCGCGGTGGACGGCGACGATGCAGTGCTTCATGAGGACCGTGCCGCGATCGGCGGCGGCCAGGTACGCCGCGGTCACGGCGGCCGAGCGGATGCCGCCTCCTGCGAGTTCGAACGACCGGCCGAGGAACTGCAGGTCGATGTCGCCGGCACGGCGCACGTGCGAGCCGAGGCTGCGGTCCCAGAGGCGCGCACGTTGCGCGGCATCCGGCATCGGGAAGTCGACGATGACATCGAGTCGGCGCGTGAACGCCTCGTCGATGTTCGCCCGCAGGTTCGTCGCGAGGACGGCGAGGCCGTCGAAGGTCTCCATGCGCTGCAGCAGGTAGGCGCTCTCGACGTTCGCGTACCGGTCGTGCGAGTCCTTCACGTCCGACCGCTT
Coding sequences within:
- a CDS encoding DUF4157 domain-containing protein — encoded protein: MHAHEWDGADVESGRRSADNAREQAVAVPGLAERRPDVLGSAAMLRLQREAGNGAVSDLVEEQRSPVHDVISSGGSPLEPGVRTDMESRLGHDFGDVKVHTDAAAHDSAKSVGAHAYTVGSNVVFQREAYDPSSQAGRTTLAHELTHVVQQRSGPVDGTPSGGGISVSDPGDRFERAATDNAARVMSDPAPVQRQDEPEEEEPVQGMFVQRQGEEEEEEAAG